The sequence ACATGTTCCAGACGTGTTTTGGTCCCGGCGCCTGACAACCTTGACCTCGTTTCCTACTATGACCCTGGCCGCCTGCCCTCGCTTGACCTCGCCTTGACCCGACATGGCCTGCCCTCCCCTCtgctggtatgtgtgtgtgtgtgtgtgtgtgtgtgtgtgagtgtgtgtgtgtgtgtgatcatagtagtaatattaatctctctctctctctctctctctctctctctctctctctctctctctctctctctcaggtgttggACAAAGAGCAGTGGTACCAACTCAGGCAAGCGAATGACCCTTTCCTATCCCTGTCTTTACATCTGTCTACCTGGGAGCTCACCTTGGCTAACCACTCCTTGCAACACGCCCATTTCaggtatggaggaagaggaggaggaggagaaggaggagaaggagaggttggttaggttaggttaggttaggttggtatgtgtttctacttgttgttgttgttgttgttgttgttgttgttcttggtcttcttcttcttcttcttcttcttcttcctcttcctcctcttctcccttcttccattgttgtttcttcctcttccactctcttcttcttcctcttccactttcttctcccttcttcctcttccttcttctcgtccctAATATAGAGAAGGTGGGCGGGGCTTATAGGGAAGATGGGCGGAGCTTACTAGGAAAGGGGCGGAGCTTAGAGACAGGGGGCGGGGCTTATAGGGAAGATAGGCGGAGCTTACTAGGGAAGGGGCTTATAGGGAGGATGGGCGGAGCTTACTGGGAAAGGGGCGGAGCTTAGATACGGTGGGCGGGGCTTATAGGCAAGATGGGCGGAGCTTACTGGGAAAGGGGTGGAGCTGAGAGACAGGGGGCGGGGCTTAATACAGCAAATGGGCGGGGCTAAATCGCCAAGGTAGTCTGAACAAAGTTAAAAATCTTGTCTTCACTGCCGGTTTAACCCTAATTAGAGACAATGTAGGGAAGGGGGCGGAGCTAACACGGAAAGGGGGTGGAGCTTAGGCAAAGTGGGCGGGGCTACTTCGCCAAGGTTAGTTGAACGGTGCATATCTCGGTTGCAGGTTCAAGGAGGTGGACAAGCCGCTTACCATGAGTTACCGGGTCCAGAGTGCAATGTTGCCAGATACCACTCAGCTGTCCTACCCCTGCCGACACCACAGCCTATGCTTCGACTATCAGGtgggtagtaatagtaataatagtagtagtagtagtagtagtagtagtaatgaaaagTTGTAGTGAAAGTTAATaccgcttactactactactactactactactactactactactactactactactactactacatctaactcccctcctccccctcccctccagagAGCCGCAGAGGTCAAAGTGGTAGGGTTGACCAATGGCGAGGTCGCTCTTATCCACAAGCACGGGTCAAAGGCTTACTTCCTTCACGGGGCTGGTCGATTTGCGGACGTTCAACCAAAGCTCCACCATCGATACCCAGGCCCTTCCGCTCACTGGGTCCTGATCCCTCAaccgtgacctgacctgacctgacctgacctcgtgtgtgtgtgtgtgtgtgtgtgtgtgtgtgtgtgtgtgtgtgtgtgtgtgtgtgtgtgtgtgtgtgtgtgtgtgtgttatttattgatttgtttgtttgtttgttgttttcattttgttgttattgttttctttttatttatcttcttctttttcttcttcttctttttcttcttcctcctcctcctcctcctcgttcttcttctactcctccttttcctcttcctgttatttcttcttcttcctctccttcttctttttcttcttcttcttcttcttcttcttcttcttcttcttcttcttcttcttcttcttcttcttctttttcttcttcttcttctttttcttcttcttcttcttcttcttcttcttcttcttcttcttcttcttcttcttcttcttcttcttcttcttcttcttcttcttcttcttcatttttcgttATGGCAAAAtgaaccacagagagagagagagagagagagagaaaaaacgaaatcACAATGAAATGGCAaactaatataataataataataataacaataataataataataataataataataataataataataataataataataataataataacaatacataaTGAACGAGACTCCTCTTTattatcctgagagagagagagagagagagagagagagagagagagaga is a genomic window of Eriocheir sinensis breed Jianghai 21 chromosome 69, ASM2467909v1, whole genome shotgun sequence containing:
- the LOC126988487 gene encoding uncharacterized protein LOC126988487 isoform X2 codes for the protein MAAPKEYAAWHTYNKRFLAHISTPPSALHPEELKTHLSTLLRDLHFLPVVNAYLDTHLGQVNTESQAHTILTLLDLYSAQEPHRQRYLQQLRQRFVEAFDSYPDLMKPTVSTQFFLDGYDRHLKQMKRDTHALYERVLVPAPDNLDLVSYYDPGRLPSLDLALTRHGLPSPLLVQGGGQAAYHELPGPECNVARYHSAVLPLPTPQPMLRLSESRRGQSGRVDQWRGRSYPQARVKGLLPSRGWSICGRSTKAPPSIPRPFRSLGPDPSTVT
- the LOC126988487 gene encoding uncharacterized protein LOC126988487 isoform X1; this translates as MAAPKEYAAWHTYNKRFLAHISTPPSALHPEELKTHLSTLLRDLHFLPVVNAYLDTHLGQVNTESQAHTILTLLDLYSAQEPHRQRYLQQLRQRFVEAFDSYPDLMKPTVSTQFFLDGYDRHLKQMKRDTHALYERVLVPAPDNLDLVSYYDPGRLPSLDLALTRHGLPSPLLVLDKEQWYQLRQANDPFLSLSLHLSTWELTLANHSLQHAHFRFKEVDKPLTMSYRVQSAMLPDTTQLSYPCRHHSLCFDYQRAAEVKVVGLTNGEVALIHKHGSKAYFLHGAGRFADVQPKLHHRYPGPSAHWVLIPQP